One genomic region from Clostridium saccharobutylicum DSM 13864 encodes:
- a CDS encoding 4Fe-4S dicluster domain-containing protein has translation MFKFENQLLKLKHEVLTRVAVLAKENKVTKEEIEKIPYNMISGESPTYRDTVTQERDVVLERAKLAAGYLPNGKEGKDLIDISEQQQILYVIKAACDRCPTKKFEVTDACRNCIAHKCQSTCNFGAISYVNGRAFIDPSKCRECGMCKKACPYDAIAEDMRPCKRSCPTGALNFNSKDLSAEITEDKCVNCGACMAACPFGAIEDKSSLVKVINNLVSKEKIYAVVAPAITGEFGPKTTYGQVKNAIKSLGFTDMVEAACGADAVTVHESNEFIERMENGDPYMTNSCCPGFLSYIQKIMPDQAERISGTVSPMVAAGRYIKSKDNGAKVVFIGPCTAKKSEILIDSIKDSIDYVLTFEELLALFEAFEVNPATCEDIMVDDASIFGRGFGMGGGLTAAIENYIQDKGAEIEFKPVKVSGGAEIKKTMTMAKAKKLQGNFIEGMMCEGGCINGTAKIAPLMKAKMPFTKNNAQSSMKSVLSNKALEEYKNINLER, from the coding sequence ATGTTCAAATTTGAAAATCAACTTTTAAAACTTAAACATGAAGTTCTTACACGGGTTGCAGTACTTGCAAAAGAAAATAAAGTGACTAAGGAAGAAATAGAAAAAATTCCTTATAATATGATATCTGGGGAATCGCCTACATATAGAGATACTGTAACTCAGGAAAGAGATGTAGTATTGGAAAGAGCAAAACTTGCAGCTGGGTATCTTCCAAATGGAAAAGAAGGAAAAGATTTAATAGATATATCAGAACAACAACAAATATTATATGTTATAAAAGCAGCATGTGATAGGTGCCCAACAAAAAAATTTGAAGTTACAGATGCTTGTAGAAACTGTATTGCACATAAATGTCAAAGTACATGTAATTTTGGAGCAATTAGTTATGTTAATGGACGAGCATTTATTGATCCAAGTAAGTGCAGAGAATGCGGTATGTGTAAAAAAGCATGTCCTTACGATGCAATTGCTGAAGATATGAGACCTTGTAAGCGTTCATGCCCAACAGGAGCGTTAAATTTTAATTCTAAAGACTTAAGTGCTGAAATTACAGAAGATAAATGTGTTAATTGCGGAGCTTGTATGGCAGCATGTCCATTTGGAGCTATAGAAGATAAAAGTTCATTAGTTAAAGTTATAAATAATCTAGTTAGTAAGGAAAAAATTTATGCTGTAGTTGCACCAGCAATAACTGGAGAATTTGGACCAAAAACAACTTATGGACAAGTTAAAAATGCAATTAAGTCATTAGGGTTTACAGATATGGTAGAGGCTGCTTGTGGAGCTGATGCTGTTACTGTGCATGAAAGTAATGAATTTATAGAAAGAATGGAAAATGGAGATCCATACATGACTAATTCATGCTGCCCAGGATTTTTAAGCTATATTCAAAAGATAATGCCAGATCAAGCTGAGAGAATTTCAGGAACTGTTTCACCTATGGTTGCTGCTGGAAGATATATAAAGTCTAAAGATAATGGTGCAAAGGTAGTGTTTATAGGGCCATGCACTGCTAAGAAAAGTGAGATTCTAATAGATTCAATTAAAGATTCAATTGACTATGTACTAACATTTGAAGAGCTATTAGCTTTGTTTGAAGCGTTTGAAGTTAATCCTGCAACTTGTGAAGATATAATGGTAGATGATGCTTCGATATTTGGTAGAGGATTTGGTATGGGTGGTGGATTAACTGCTGCTATAGAGAATTATATACAAGATAAAGGTGCTGAAATAGAATTCAAACCAGTTAAGGTTTCAGGTGGAGCAGAAATTAAGAAAACTATGACAATGGCTAAAGCTAAAAAATTACAAGGAAATTTTATTGAGGGTATGATGTGTGAAGGCGGTTGTATAAATGGAACGGCTAAAATTGCACCGCTAATGAAAGCTAAAATGCCGTTTACAAAAAATAATGCACAATCATCAATGAAATCTGTATTATCTAATAAAGCGCTAGAAGAGTATAAAAACATAAATTTAGAAAGATAA